Part of the Paenibacillus sp. FSL R7-0273 genome is shown below.
TGTGTTAACGTCAATGCCTGTTTCATTAAGAATTTTCTGGGAAGTCGTTTTACCGATTCCGAAAATATAAGTCAAGGCGATCTCAACGCGTTTGTCACGTGGCAAATCCACACCAGCTATACGAGCCATTTTACGCTACACCCCCTTCTTAACCTTGTTTTTGTTTGTGTTTCGGATTTTCGCAAATTACCATAACAGTCCCTTTGCGGCGGATGACTTTGCATTTTTCGCAAATGGGCTTCACAGAAGGTCTTACCTTCATGTTAATTACCTCCTCAAAGTTTTGCGAAGCAAAACTTTCGTTGTAGTTCCCATCTATTTACGGTAAGTTATACGGCCTTTTGATAAATCATAAGGCGATAACTGCACGACCACTTTGTCTCCGGTTAGGATACGGATAAAGTGCATCCGCAATTTCCCGGACACATGGGCAAGAATTTGATGACCGTTCTCAAGCTCAACCTTAAATGTTGCATTCGGCAACGGCTCAATGACCGTTCCTTCCACCTCAATGACATCTTCTTTAGCCACAGTTAGTCTCCTTTCTCATGAGCACTTATTCCAGCTGGATCTCCATATTTCATCACTGCGAACCGCAGCTTTCCATTGGTTACCCGGCCGGTTTCTTCCAAACTGTTCACAACCTCACTGCTTATGAAGGGTATGAGCTCCAAATGCTGAATATTCTTCTTCTTCGGCCCGTCAAACTTTCGTTTGTCCCCGTCAGCAATGAATACAAACCTGCTATCAACAACTGCGATAACAACGGCAGCCTCTCCGGCATCCTTGCCTTTGAGAATTCTCACGATCTGACCAACCTGCGGGCTGCTCCCGGTATTCACGTGAAGATCACCTACGCATTCAGTT
Proteins encoded:
- a CDS encoding KOW domain-containing RNA-binding protein, which produces MNTGSSPQVGQIVRILKGKDAGEAAVVIAVVDSRFVFIADGDKRKFDGPKKKNIQHLELIPFISSEVVNSLEETGRVTNGKLRFAVMKYGDPAGISAHEKGD
- the rpmJ gene encoding 50S ribosomal protein L36, whose translation is MKVRPSVKPICEKCKVIRRKGTVMVICENPKHKQKQG
- the infA gene encoding translation initiation factor IF-1, which gives rise to MAKEDVIEVEGTVIEPLPNATFKVELENGHQILAHVSGKLRMHFIRILTGDKVVVQLSPYDLSKGRITYRK